CGCGATCTGGCCGGACGCCGGGATTCGCACTAGGACCAAGCTCCGCATCATGTTTGAAATGCTCGAGGGCCACTACTCCTGGGCGACGACTTCATTCCTTCTAACCTTCCTCGGCTGGTTGCCGCTGTTCCTCGGTGGGGGCATCTTCAAAGAAAGCGTCCTCGCCCACAATCTCCCATTTTTCACGCGCACGCTCATGACACTCGGCATGTCGGGGCTGCTCGTCTCGATCCCGATGTCACTTCTGACACTACCACCGCGGCCCAAACGCTATCACTGGTCACGCAATCTCCTCATGTTTTTCCAGTGGTTCTTGGTGCCGATCGTGGCTTTCCTCTCGGCGATCCCGGCGATTGATTCGCAGACCCGCATCCTCACCAAGCGCTACTTCGGTGAATTCTGGGTGACCGAAAAGATGCGGAAACAAGGGTAAATCTGACCCTTGCGAGAATGTAGAAAACGTGCTACGATATAGTGTCGTCAATTTTGGCGTCGTGAAGTTCCTTGAGGGGGTGGAAAAATGGACGAAAGGGATCAAGCCGAACTCGAAGAGTATCGGCGGCAAGAACGAGGAGGTCGCGTGCTCGCACTGGTCATCCTCGCGGCAATGGTGACATTGGTTGGCGGCTGCACCATCGCCGCATACAAGGCTGATGCCTTGTACTCGATTGGCACGGGCTTTGGGCTCGACGCCGCGAAGATGGTGCGGTACTTTTCCGCGCCGAGGCAGCTGCCTCCAGACAAACCGAGCGCTACCCCTGGCAAGTGGGAGCACGGTGGGGGAGTACCCCGTGCGGCTAAGGGCACTCGCATCTGAGTCGCCTCACCGGGAGAGAGTGGCCAGGAAAGAAAGAAGCAGCGTATCAGTCCAAGACTGGCACGCTGTTTTCAATTCCTTGAATTTGATTATTCCAAGTGGATCCGTTCTTCGACGGTCCGGAGAAAGAATCAGATCGGGTAGCTGTTGATCACTTTGAGAAACCGCTCCTCGGTCTCGGGAGTGATGGCATCAAGGAATTTATTCATATCGTTATCGAGTCCCGTGTCTGCTACATAATGCTCGCGGGCGTGTTTCAAATGCGTAGCAGTAAACTGTTCATCGGCAACGAAACCGAAATAGTTTTTCAATTGAGACATTCTTTCGACGATTTCATCGGCCTGGAGAATATAATTTCGTTTGCCCGCTATGGCTTCCGGATCGAGCGCCTGTTTTATTTCAGTTGACATCTGTCCGGAGAATTTTCTTACGGCGTGACCCTTCTCGTGCGCTTCAATGATATTCTTTTGTCTGGGTGTAAGGGGCATGTTCTCCCGTGTCGAAGCGTCGGAAAATACGACACCTGAATGAATAAGTTCATCTTTGCTTGTTTGAGCATCGATTCTGTGTTGAGATACCCCCAATGCTTTTTCTGTTTTCCCATATTCGCTCGCCTTGCCCACGCCTGTCGCCTGGAATCTATCCCGTACGCGCGCTGAAAAATCTTGAACCTGCTGTTTCTGGAAAGAGAGAAACTGGTCCGCTTTATCTAGCGGCCCGGGTTCCTCGTCGGGAAACGAGTCTGCATGGGTCGCGAAAGTACCTTCCAGCTTCATCTGGGTTGCAGGGTGGAGAAGCCGTTCGTGCAACAAGAGTGTCCAATCGCCGGGATAATTCGCCTCTGCTTCAACGATCTTTGCTTCCACTTCCAGTATCCGCTTCTGGGTTATCGTTTGGGCAGGTGAATTTGCGACGCTTCCCTCTAGTCCTAGTGTGGTGCGGGCAGTTGTGAGAGCGGCCTGAGTTTCTTCATAAGTAACTTTCGTGGCATCAAGTCCCTTTTTGAGCATCTCGATTTTCTGAGTTCTCGCGCCCAGTACTGCTGGGTCATCGACGACGGAGGTGAGTGGTTTTTGCTCGACTGCTTCCGGTGGGGCCTGCTCTTCGCTTGGAGATGGTATCTTTTCTACGGTTCCCTTTCCTTCAAAGTCCATACGGTGCTGTCTTTTACCTTATTGTAGTGCTTTGGTGGGGATATCTTCCTATTCTACTCCAAGTGGATCCGTTCTTCGAAGGTCTGGAGGGCCCGGCGGAGAAGGGGATGACTCGCGAGTGTCGGGTCGGCGGCGAGGACGGCAGCAGCTTTTTCGCGAGCGATTTGGATGAGCTTCACATTGGACAGGTGCTCCATGGCGATGTCGGGGAGGCCGGACTGGCGCGTGCCCAGGAAGGCACCGGGACCGCGCAGTTTCAAATCAATCTCAGCGAGTTCAAAACCACTCGTGGTTTCTTCCAGTGCTTGCAGTCTCGCACTCTCAGGACTTTTGCCGTCGCTCGGAAAGAGAAAACAGTAGCTCTGCTCGCTCCCACGCCCGACGCGGCCGCGGAACTGGTGGAGCTGGGACAGGCCGAAGCGCTCGGCGCCCTCGATGAGCATCACCGCCGCATTCGGGATATCGATGCCCACCTCGACGACGGCGGTCGCGACGAGGACGTCGAGTTTTCCGTTCTTGAAAGCCTGCATGACGGCCTCTTTTTCTTTCGCCTTGAGTCGGCCGTGAACGAGTCCGAGCGAACGATCAGGGAAAATATCTTTAGCGAGGCGTTCGTGTTCGGATGTCGCGGCCTTCACCTCTTCCATCGCTTTGCTTGCTTCGACCAAGGGGAGGATGACGAAGGCCTGCCGGCCCTTCTGGATTTCCTCTTCGATGAAGGCGTAGACTTTTTCCCGGGCGGTCTCGCTCGCGGCGACACGAGTGATGATGGGCTTCCTGTCCCGAGGCATCTCATCGAGGAGAGAGAGGTCGAGATTGCCGAAGAGCGTGAGGGCGAGCGTACGCGGGATGGGTGTGGCGGTCATGGTGAGGAAGTGCGGGATGGTCGACTCTGAACCATCTTCGCTCGCGAAGGCTTGTTCTTGGAGCCGGGCGCGTTGGGCGACACCAAAGCGATGCTGTTCATCGACGACGATGAGGGCGAGCGACTGGAAGCGAACGGCGTCCTCGAGGATGGCGTGGGTGCCGATGACGATATCCGGTATCCCGGCCTCGATCGCTTTGATGAGCGACCGGCGACTGATGGTCTCGCCCGAGAGGGTCGAAGTACTGCCGGTGAGGAGGGCGACGTTTTTTCCGAGGGGCGCAAAGAGCCGTTCAAAGGTCTGGGCGTGCTGTGTGGCCAGGACTTCGGTCGGAGCGAGGAGCGCGGATTGGTATCCGTTTTGGACAGTCGCGTACATTGCGGTCGCGGCGACGACAGTCTTGCCACTGCCGACATCGCCATTTAGGAGTCGGTTCATGGGGTGCGATTCGCGGAGGTCGGCGAGGATTTCAGCGATGGCTTTTTCCTGGGCAGCAGTCAGGGCGAAGCCGAGTGTCGTGAGGAAGGCTTGGTGGTCAGCGGGGGAGAGAGGAATATTTACAGCCTGACCCTCTGCGGCGGTGGCGCGGACGGCGAGGCTTTTCAGCTGGAGAAAAAACATCTCCTCGAAGGCGAAGCGTTTTTTGGCGAGGAGGACTTGCTTTTCGGTCTTGGGGAAATGAATATAGGCGAGCGCAGTGCGGAGGTCGGGGAGGTGGAGGTCGGTGATGATCGCGGTATCGAGCGGATCGGGGATGGCTTTCAGTTTTCCGAAAATGGTCGCAATCTGCCAGCGTAGGAATTTCGAGGTGAGGCCCGTCGTCTCGGGGTAGACAGGCACGAGGCGCCCTGTGTGCGTCGCGGCCCGCTCAGCTCGCTCAAAGGCCGGTGATTGTATGACGAGGCTGTCCCGGTCGCGGACGACTTTACCGGAGAGCCGGACTGTCTGCCCCTCTTTCAAGACCGTCTGTACGAAGCGCTGATTGAACCATATGGCGCGAAGCGTGCCGGTGGCATCTTCGATCGTCGCTTCGGTCAGGAGGAGTTTCTTTTTCCAGGTGCGCTCGGCCGAGAGGGTGGTGACGGTGCCTTCGACGGTGACGCGGGTGTCGGGCATCAGGTCAGCGATCGGCGTCGTGACCGAGTAATCCTCGTAACGGGCCGGGAAATGATAGAACAAGTCGCGCACCGTTTCGATACCGAGGCGCTTCAGGGCGTACCAGTGGGCCTTCTTGATCGTGGGGGAGGTGTCGAGTCGGGTCGTGAAGTCAAGCATAGTCGGGAGTGTTCATGGCTCCAGTATAGCGTATGAAAAAAAAGAACCCTGAAACCGCGGATGCGGCCAGGGCCTGAAGTCTGCGCTGTACGACGCAGAGGGGAGGGAGGGAAGCGCGGTTGGAATGCTGCCGCTACCGTGATGCGCGGCGTGAAACGTGCTCTTTGTTCCGGCGATTGATCGCCGGGAGTGAAGTGGTTGTCGACGTCGAGACGTCGGGGATGTTGAACTCAAGTTCGTTCATGAGACCGTCGAAGTGTGGCTTTGTGGGCGCTTCGGTCATGGATGCCTGGCGGATGGTAACCTGTGGGCCATCGAATGTGAGTGAATACCTCGGTTTGAGTTTTCCACCCGGACTGGAAAGATTGAACTTTTCAACCAGTTGATTGAGCCTCTGTTGCTGCTCCAGAGAGAGTACGTCCTCGAACGTTACAATGCACAAGCGTGCATTGAACCTGTCAAAAGCAGTTGAATCTGTAACCGTTGGTAACGTCATTTTCTTTCTTGCCCCCATAAAAGTATTGAGGCGCATTCCCTGTTCCCTTATATTTTTAAACAACGTCCCTATGGTACTGGATAAATGAGAGTTCGTCAAGGGTAAATCGAGTAAAAAATTCCCGCCGCAGAGGGTGTTGCATCTCTGGGCGGGGGAGTTCCTGTGTCGGCGTTATTGCTTCAACAGAGGCGTGGCGCTGACATATATCGGTCGGTTATCGTCAGTTTCTTCGACGATGGGACATTGACCGTGACCAAGAAACGGTAGGTCTCCGTCTGGGGATTCGTAGCCGAAATGTTTGGCTACTGCCTTGAAGTCCT
This is a stretch of genomic DNA from Candidatus Moraniibacteriota bacterium. It encodes these proteins:
- the recG gene encoding ATP-dependent DNA helicase RecG, producing MLDFTTRLDTSPTIKKAHWYALKRLGIETVRDLFYHFPARYEDYSVTTPIADLMPDTRVTVEGTVTTLSAERTWKKKLLLTEATIEDATGTLRAIWFNQRFVQTVLKEGQTVRLSGKVVRDRDSLVIQSPAFERAERAATHTGRLVPVYPETTGLTSKFLRWQIATIFGKLKAIPDPLDTAIITDLHLPDLRTALAYIHFPKTEKQVLLAKKRFAFEEMFFLQLKSLAVRATAAEGQAVNIPLSPADHQAFLTTLGFALTAAQEKAIAEILADLRESHPMNRLLNGDVGSGKTVVAATAMYATVQNGYQSALLAPTEVLATQHAQTFERLFAPLGKNVALLTGSTSTLSGETISRRSLIKAIEAGIPDIVIGTHAILEDAVRFQSLALIVVDEQHRFGVAQRARLQEQAFASEDGSESTIPHFLTMTATPIPRTLALTLFGNLDLSLLDEMPRDRKPIITRVAASETAREKVYAFIEEEIQKGRQAFVILPLVEASKAMEEVKAATSEHERLAKDIFPDRSLGLVHGRLKAKEKEAVMQAFKNGKLDVLVATAVVEVGIDIPNAAVMLIEGAERFGLSQLHQFRGRVGRGSEQSYCFLFPSDGKSPESARLQALEETTSGFELAEIDLKLRGPGAFLGTRQSGLPDIAMEHLSNVKLIQIAREKAAAVLAADPTLASHPLLRRALQTFEERIHLE